The following are encoded in a window of Rhizobium sp. WYJ-E13 genomic DNA:
- a CDS encoding PIG-L family deacetylase, whose translation MLTDRDRIERQKRSLSLTRLHRALSRLTSTVTMMNTGAHPDDEHNGLLAYLRLGLGMRVIVACSTRGEGGQNALGPERLGALGIVRSREMEEAARELDADIHWLGHGPEDPIHDFGFSKNGDRTFDRWGEKRIVERLVRAYRTERPDIVLPTFLDVPGQHGHHRAMTRAAETAISLAADASAFPEHLDEGLTPWQVAKFYLPAWSGGGDTYDDEVPPPATTLPLEATGLEPVSGVSYAHIGEWSRCYHASQGMGRWYDTGDNEWPLHLKLSAEGSVAETSVLDSLPSTLADLARETDLPQTVVDALMRADGAIGKAIERFPERSAIVDALLKAAAEVERALADAPEAFLDAHGHRLRRKLVEIDAALCEAEQVFVRAVAEPAELSPGATGKLTLHLSGNAGTAVSDADPRLPEGISASLKETSPLSIVYELRSTADAPLTRQYLPAWSSLGGNGNASVDIRARIGGRSVKVTVDLEEPLTVAPQHSLSLQPNAFILPVDGNRQELTIKAASAGRIGFSAPAGWTVKEDNGALKLSPPAAITPGLLAIAPLVDGQPAMRISPIAYPHIGRMSFREPELLRVLALDLKLPDGAKIGYVGGGADRVGPWLDRMGLDVTELDAQALSGDLSRFTTIVIGIFAFGIRKDLAAATTRLHRFVEEGGHLLTLYHRPSDGWQPDTTPPKRIEVGSPSLRWRVTDPTADVTVLGPAHPLLQGPNKIASADWEGWDKERGLYFASRWDDAYVPLVAMHDPEEQPLKGALISAEIGKGRHTHTSLVLNHQLDKLVPGAFRLIANLVQPA comes from the coding sequence ATGCTGACCGATCGAGACCGTATTGAAAGACAGAAGCGGAGCCTTTCGCTCACGCGTCTGCATCGGGCGCTCTCGCGCCTGACCTCGACCGTCACCATGATGAATACCGGTGCGCATCCCGACGACGAGCACAACGGCCTGCTCGCCTATCTGCGTCTCGGCCTCGGCATGCGCGTCATCGTCGCCTGCTCGACGCGCGGTGAAGGCGGTCAGAATGCGCTGGGGCCTGAACGGCTCGGCGCGCTCGGCATCGTGCGCAGCCGCGAGATGGAGGAAGCGGCGCGCGAACTCGACGCCGATATCCACTGGCTCGGCCATGGTCCCGAAGATCCGATCCATGATTTCGGCTTCTCCAAGAATGGCGACCGGACGTTCGACCGCTGGGGCGAGAAGCGCATTGTCGAGCGGCTGGTGCGTGCCTACCGCACAGAGCGTCCGGATATCGTACTTCCGACCTTCCTCGACGTACCGGGGCAGCATGGACACCACCGCGCCATGACGCGTGCGGCGGAGACCGCAATAAGCCTTGCGGCCGACGCCTCCGCCTTTCCGGAACATCTCGACGAAGGGCTGACGCCCTGGCAGGTGGCAAAATTCTACCTACCCGCATGGTCAGGTGGCGGCGATACCTATGACGACGAAGTGCCGCCGCCGGCCACGACACTGCCACTCGAAGCCACGGGCCTCGAACCTGTCAGCGGCGTCAGCTACGCCCACATTGGCGAATGGTCCCGTTGTTACCATGCCTCGCAGGGCATGGGCCGCTGGTATGATACCGGCGACAATGAATGGCCGCTGCATCTGAAACTCAGCGCCGAAGGTTCCGTTGCCGAAACCTCCGTTCTCGATTCGCTTCCCTCGACGCTTGCCGATCTGGCGCGAGAGACGGACCTGCCGCAAACAGTCGTCGATGCGCTGATGCGGGCAGATGGCGCGATCGGCAAGGCGATCGAGCGCTTCCCTGAGAGATCCGCCATTGTGGATGCGCTGCTGAAAGCGGCAGCCGAAGTTGAAAGAGCGCTTGCCGATGCGCCCGAAGCATTCCTGGATGCGCACGGCCATCGTCTGCGGCGCAAGCTTGTAGAAATCGATGCGGCATTGTGCGAGGCCGAGCAGGTCTTCGTCCGGGCCGTTGCCGAGCCCGCCGAGCTTTCGCCTGGTGCAACCGGCAAACTGACGCTCCATCTCAGCGGCAATGCCGGCACTGCGGTATCCGATGCGGATCCAAGATTGCCCGAGGGCATTTCGGCCAGTCTGAAGGAAACCTCGCCGCTATCGATCGTCTACGAACTGAGATCGACGGCCGATGCCCCTCTCACCCGGCAATACCTGCCGGCATGGTCGAGCCTTGGCGGCAACGGCAATGCTTCCGTCGATATCAGGGCTCGGATCGGCGGCCGCTCGGTAAAAGTGACTGTCGATCTCGAGGAGCCGCTTACCGTCGCGCCGCAACATTCGCTGAGCCTCCAGCCCAACGCGTTCATCCTTCCCGTTGACGGCAACAGGCAGGAACTGACGATCAAGGCTGCCTCTGCGGGGCGTATCGGCTTTTCCGCTCCGGCCGGCTGGACTGTCAAGGAAGACAACGGCGCCCTCAAGCTTTCGCCTCCTGCCGCTATAACACCCGGCCTCCTCGCCATCGCGCCGCTTGTGGATGGTCAGCCGGCCATGCGCATCTCGCCGATCGCCTATCCGCATATCGGCCGCATGAGCTTCCGTGAGCCGGAGCTGCTGCGGGTTCTGGCGCTCGATCTTAAACTGCCTGATGGCGCGAAAATCGGCTATGTCGGCGGCGGCGCGGATCGCGTTGGCCCCTGGCTTGATCGCATGGGACTCGATGTCACGGAACTTGACGCACAGGCTCTGTCAGGCGATCTCTCCCGCTTCACAACCATCGTCATCGGCATCTTCGCCTTCGGCATCCGCAAGGATCTGGCGGCTGCAACGACCCGCCTGCATCGCTTTGTCGAAGAGGGCGGACATCTGCTGACGCTCTATCATCGTCCAAGCGACGGCTGGCAGCCTGATACCACGCCGCCAAAGCGGATCGAGGTCGGCTCTCCTTCCCTTCGCTGGCGCGTGACCGATCCAACCGCTGACGTCACCGTGCTGGGACCCGCGCACCCGTTGCTGCAGGGGCCGAACAAGATCGCCTCTGCCGACTGGGAGGGCTGGGACAAGGAACGCGGCCTCTATTTCGCTTCCCGCTGGGACGATGCCTATGTGCCGCTCGTTGCGATGCACGACCCCGAAGAGCAGCCCCTCAAGGGCGCGCTGATATCAGCCGAAATCGGCAAGGGGCGGCATACGCATACGAGCCTCGTGCTGAATCATCAGCTCGACAAGCTGGTGCCCGGCGCCTTCCGGCTGATCGCCAACCTCGTCCAGCCCGCCTGA
- a CDS encoding DMT family transporter has translation MDGFTAARDSRFGIIWLLSDTTLVTGMTVLVKMQGASYPAIQLVFIRALIGLVLILPLIWRHRRQLANSRDPLRNVMRISCNAVALTSNFVALTMLPLVLVNALGFTRPLVSMLMAVAMLGERVSRWRWIGAVFAFVGVLIMLAPDTFAWNIGLVAVLLSIVFGAFATIQTRMLHYENTTVMMVFYTAGLTVITFIPALFVWQPVRSEDWPALLGIGLLAQLGQFCFLRAYQIASASLLAPFGYLSIVFATASGYFFFNEVPDLRTLIGIVVIIATLQAITFLERRKR, from the coding sequence ATGGATGGCTTTACAGCAGCCAGGGACAGCCGTTTCGGCATCATCTGGCTGCTTTCCGATACGACGCTGGTGACGGGCATGACGGTGCTCGTGAAGATGCAGGGCGCATCCTATCCGGCTATCCAGCTCGTCTTCATTCGTGCGCTGATCGGGCTCGTGCTCATCCTGCCGTTGATCTGGCGCCATCGCCGGCAGCTTGCCAATTCCAGAGATCCGTTGCGCAACGTCATGCGTATCAGCTGCAACGCTGTGGCGCTGACCAGCAATTTCGTAGCGCTCACCATGCTGCCGCTGGTACTGGTCAATGCGCTCGGCTTCACGCGGCCGCTGGTCTCGATGTTGATGGCCGTCGCCATGCTGGGCGAAAGAGTGAGCCGCTGGCGGTGGATCGGCGCGGTGTTCGCCTTTGTCGGCGTGCTGATCATGCTGGCGCCGGATACATTCGCCTGGAATATCGGGTTGGTGGCCGTGCTGCTCTCGATCGTCTTCGGAGCATTCGCGACGATCCAGACGCGCATGCTGCATTACGAGAATACCACCGTGATGATGGTCTTCTACACGGCCGGTCTCACCGTCATCACCTTCATTCCCGCGCTCTTCGTCTGGCAACCGGTACGCAGCGAAGACTGGCCCGCCCTGCTCGGCATCGGTCTTCTGGCACAACTCGGGCAATTCTGCTTCCTGCGAGCCTATCAGATCGCCAGCGCCAGCCTGCTTGCCCCATTCGGTTATCTGTCGATCGTCTTTGCGACTGCGAGCGGGTACTTCTTCTTCAATGAGGTGCCCGATCTTCGCACGCTTATCGGCATCGTCGTCATCATCGCCACACTGCAGGCAATCACCTTTCTGGAGCGACGGAAGCGTTAA
- a CDS encoding extracellular solute-binding protein yields the protein MRRGILFAGLFAGISMVAVNSAQAVEIEYWQYVYDTRVKAMDQLIANFQKANPDITVKQTTFPYADYQTRVVAANLAGNGPDVMQLFYGWLDQFIAGGLLQPLPSDAFPHDQIEKDFFPIVSAMKRGDDYYGLPTAVRSLALFYNKKLFQEAGLDPSKPPQTIDEFVAAAEKTVKRDAAGNIAVEGTTLDMGGQDHQWWREVLIRQFGGEPYTADYSKVTYNSDAGLKALKFYTSLQTEKKVGQAGFMDEGQAAFRGGKAAMTIDGTFRLGSFGSIKDFEWGVTELPANADGLRSNYASYFANGIGAKVSGEKLEASKKFLAYVTSPEAMKIWLGTVGELPARREAALTDENLNNPIYAPFLKALAYSHTSLFVDEAGQRQNAIDMVNRVLLEGQSPEDSLAQAATAEQEIIDNAKSK from the coding sequence ATGCGTCGCGGAATCTTATTTGCCGGCCTGTTTGCCGGCATCAGTATGGTTGCGGTCAACAGCGCCCAGGCGGTCGAAATCGAATATTGGCAGTATGTCTACGACACGCGCGTCAAGGCGATGGACCAGCTGATCGCCAATTTCCAAAAGGCCAATCCCGACATCACCGTCAAGCAGACGACCTTCCCCTATGCCGACTACCAGACTCGCGTCGTTGCCGCCAATCTCGCCGGCAACGGTCCCGATGTCATGCAGCTCTTCTACGGCTGGCTCGACCAGTTCATCGCCGGCGGCCTTTTGCAGCCGCTGCCATCAGACGCTTTCCCGCATGACCAGATCGAGAAGGATTTCTTTCCGATCGTGAGCGCCATGAAGCGCGGCGACGATTATTACGGCCTGCCGACCGCGGTCCGCTCGCTGGCACTCTTCTACAACAAGAAGCTCTTCCAGGAAGCTGGCCTCGACCCGAGCAAGCCGCCGCAGACCATCGATGAATTCGTGGCTGCCGCCGAAAAGACGGTCAAGCGCGATGCCGCCGGCAACATTGCCGTCGAAGGCACGACGCTCGATATGGGCGGCCAGGATCACCAGTGGTGGCGCGAAGTGCTGATCCGCCAGTTCGGCGGCGAGCCTTATACGGCGGACTATTCCAAGGTCACCTACAATAGCGATGCCGGCCTGAAGGCGCTGAAATTCTACACCAGCCTGCAGACCGAAAAGAAGGTCGGCCAGGCCGGCTTCATGGATGAAGGCCAGGCAGCCTTCCGCGGCGGCAAGGCGGCAATGACGATCGACGGCACCTTCCGTCTCGGCTCCTTCGGCAGCATCAAGGATTTCGAATGGGGCGTCACCGAGCTTCCGGCCAATGCCGACGGCCTGCGTTCCAACTATGCGAGCTATTTCGCCAACGGCATCGGCGCCAAGGTCTCCGGCGAAAAGCTTGAGGCCTCCAAGAAGTTCCTCGCCTACGTGACCTCGCCGGAAGCCATGAAGATCTGGCTCGGTACTGTCGGCGAACTGCCGGCTCGCCGCGAAGCCGCGCTGACCGACGAAAACCTCAACAACCCGATCTATGCGCCGTTCCTGAAGGCGCTTGCCTATTCGCACACCTCGCTCTTCGTGGATGAGGCCGGCCAGCGCCAGAATGCCATCGATATGGTCAACCGCGTTCTCCTCGAGGGTCAGTCGCCCGAGGATTCCCTTGCTCAGGCCGCAACCGCCGAGCAGGAAATCATCGACAACGCCAAGAGCAAATAA
- a CDS encoding cytochrome c biogenesis CcdA family protein, with protein MSIADISLWSALLAGALSFLSPCVLPLVPPYLCYMAGISVEQFRGGGTVAAAPDVRRGVLFSALFFTLGFATVFVALGAGASTIGMVLRQHLDLLAKIGGLIIIVMGLNFLGLFRIGLLSREARFQSSGKPATLTGAYIMGLAFAFGWTPCIGPVLGAILGVAASRDTVGSGAGLLAVYSLGLAVPFWIAAGFSGAFMRFLSRFRRYLGTVEKIMGVFLVLTGLAFLLGWVSNVAIWFQQTFPILMQIG; from the coding sequence GTGTCGATTGCCGATATTTCCCTTTGGAGCGCACTGCTTGCCGGAGCGCTTTCCTTCCTGTCGCCCTGCGTGCTTCCACTCGTACCACCCTATCTTTGTTATATGGCGGGCATTTCCGTCGAGCAGTTCCGCGGCGGCGGTACGGTTGCCGCAGCCCCGGATGTGCGGCGCGGTGTGCTGTTTTCGGCACTTTTCTTCACGCTTGGCTTTGCGACTGTCTTCGTGGCGCTCGGCGCCGGCGCCTCGACGATCGGAATGGTGCTGCGCCAGCACCTCGATCTGCTCGCCAAGATCGGTGGCCTCATCATCATCGTCATGGGGCTGAATTTTCTCGGGCTTTTCCGAATCGGCCTCCTGTCGCGGGAAGCCCGCTTCCAGAGCAGCGGCAAGCCGGCGACGCTGACGGGCGCTTACATCATGGGACTTGCCTTCGCGTTCGGCTGGACGCCCTGCATCGGGCCGGTGCTCGGGGCGATCCTCGGTGTCGCCGCGTCGCGTGATACGGTCGGTTCCGGCGCCGGGCTGCTTGCCGTCTATTCGCTCGGCCTTGCCGTACCCTTCTGGATCGCGGCCGGCTTTTCCGGGGCGTTCATGCGCTTCCTGTCGCGTTTCCGCCGGTACCTCGGCACGGTGGAGAAGATCATGGGCGTCTTCCTGGTGCTGACCGGTCTCGCCTTCCTCCTCGGCTGGGTCAGCAATGTGGCGATCTGGTTCCAGCAGACCTTTCCGATCCTGATGCAAATCGGCTAA
- a CDS encoding DUF934 domain-containing protein, translated as MTKIWRETGFVENDPWVIETDEVKATGDQKPLLTLDELIAKADESNDVGFGVLIKPADDVLKLEPYLYRLEIVAVAFPAFNDGRAFSHASLLRQRLGYTNELRAVGDVLIDQVPLMLRVGIDSFAVTNETAIRRLSEKRLPSIPHHYQPAVRDAEAGKGYSWRRQAKPAA; from the coding sequence ATGACGAAGATCTGGAGAGAAACCGGTTTTGTCGAAAACGATCCCTGGGTGATCGAGACCGACGAGGTGAAGGCAACGGGTGATCAGAAGCCGCTTCTGACGCTCGATGAGCTGATTGCCAAGGCCGATGAGAGCAACGATGTCGGCTTCGGCGTGCTGATCAAGCCGGCAGACGATGTTCTAAAGCTAGAGCCTTATCTCTATCGCCTGGAGATCGTGGCTGTCGCATTTCCGGCCTTCAACGATGGCCGCGCCTTCAGCCACGCTTCGCTTCTACGCCAGCGCCTCGGCTACACCAACGAGCTGCGCGCGGTCGGCGATGTGCTGATCGACCAGGTGCCGCTGATGCTGCGCGTCGGCATCGACAGTTTCGCCGTCACCAACGAGACGGCGATCCGCCGTCTGTCGGAAAAGCGCCTGCCGTCCATTCCGCATCATTATCAGCCGGCGGTGCGTGACGCCGAAGCCGGCAAGGGCTATAGTTGGCGCCGTCAGGCAAAGCCGGCCGCCTGA
- a CDS encoding ROK family protein produces the protein MIRQSGKQQIAMGKNPERSRDHNRRVVLDVVRMHGSLGRMHIAKLTHLTAQAVANIVDELVSEKLLMEIGRLRSGRGQPPIQFAVNPDGAVTIGVEIAADHMVTTVLDLSGKVRSETIMPVENTSPEHIIPLFADQVRKVRKRFPSKLLGIGVVMPGPFEIEGMSSVGPTTLPGWSSINPAAVLSEASGETVIVENDANAAAVGERLFGAGSAISNFCMIYFGVGVGLGLIHDGAPFRGAFGNAGEIGHVVVAPRGKPCPCGQRGCLERYASLHALKEKLAEAGYDNADFAAIEVLHREGNPVVKEWIAETADYLSPMVAMLENVLDPETVILGGALPDVVIDEIVAAMQTLPVSVASRRTRALPRVIRGQTGQLTAALGAAALPLFEAVTPKLDISPTAAADNAA, from the coding sequence ATGATACGGCAATCCGGCAAGCAGCAGATCGCGATGGGCAAGAACCCCGAGCGCAGCCGCGACCACAATCGCCGTGTCGTGCTCGATGTCGTACGTATGCATGGCTCGCTCGGCCGCATGCATATCGCCAAGCTCACGCATCTGACTGCGCAGGCCGTCGCCAATATCGTCGATGAGCTCGTCAGTGAGAAGTTGCTGATGGAAATCGGCCGGCTGCGCTCCGGCCGTGGGCAGCCGCCGATCCAGTTTGCCGTCAATCCTGATGGTGCCGTCACCATCGGCGTCGAAATCGCCGCCGACCATATGGTGACGACGGTGCTGGATCTCTCCGGCAAGGTGCGCTCCGAGACCATCATGCCGGTGGAGAATACCAGCCCGGAACATATCATTCCGCTCTTTGCCGACCAGGTGAGGAAAGTTCGCAAGCGTTTCCCTTCAAAACTTCTCGGCATCGGCGTGGTCATGCCCGGCCCCTTCGAGATTGAAGGCATGAGTTCGGTCGGCCCGACCACCCTGCCCGGCTGGAGCAGCATCAATCCGGCCGCCGTCCTGAGCGAAGCCAGTGGCGAAACCGTCATTGTCGAAAACGATGCAAATGCTGCGGCCGTGGGCGAGCGGCTGTTCGGTGCGGGCAGCGCCATCTCCAATTTCTGCATGATCTATTTCGGCGTCGGCGTCGGCCTCGGCCTCATCCATGACGGCGCGCCCTTCCGCGGCGCCTTCGGCAATGCCGGCGAAATCGGCCATGTCGTCGTCGCCCCGCGTGGAAAACCCTGCCCCTGCGGCCAGCGCGGCTGCCTGGAGCGCTACGCCTCGCTGCATGCGCTGAAGGAGAAGCTTGCCGAGGCCGGCTATGATAACGCCGATTTTGCGGCGATCGAGGTGCTGCACCGCGAAGGCAATCCCGTCGTGAAGGAATGGATCGCTGAGACTGCGGACTATCTTTCGCCGATGGTGGCGATGCTGGAAAACGTTCTCGATCCGGAGACCGTGATCCTTGGCGGTGCACTGCCCGATGTGGTCATCGACGAGATCGTCGCGGCGATGCAGACGCTTCCCGTCTCCGTTGCCAGCCGGCGCACGCGCGCGCTTCCGCGCGTCATCCGCGGCCAGACGGGACAGCTGACGGCAGCACTCGGCGCTGCCGCCCTACCGCTCTTCGAAGCCGTCACCCCCAAACTCGATATTTCACCGACCGCCGCCGCCGATAACGCAGCCTAA
- a CDS encoding carbohydrate ABC transporter permease: MRQKRLVWVWTFLALPILFYCVIRFYPTLQAFYLSFTNWNLMKPPKFIGVANYVKLYNDPQFWKVFRNTFTYLIIGTPISLVVAFVVAFFLDRVRFLHGLIRALYFLPFLTTAAAMAWVWRWFYQPAPIGVINDVLGMVGLPQQQFIRSVDQALPSIMVTAIWAGLGFQIIIFMAGLRAIPNTFYEAAKIDGLGEWPILWKITLPLLKPTTVFLVVFSSIGFLRIFDQVYNMTTNDPGGPLGSTKPLVLMIYQTAFSSYNMGYAAAQTVVLFAILLCVSLLQLWILRERK, encoded by the coding sequence ATGCGCCAGAAGCGCCTCGTCTGGGTCTGGACGTTCCTGGCCCTTCCGATCCTGTTTTACTGCGTGATCCGCTTTTATCCGACACTGCAGGCCTTCTACCTGTCCTTCACCAATTGGAACCTGATGAAGCCGCCGAAATTCATAGGCGTCGCCAATTATGTGAAGCTCTATAACGACCCGCAGTTCTGGAAGGTTTTTCGCAACACCTTCACCTATCTGATCATCGGCACGCCGATCAGTCTCGTGGTCGCTTTCGTCGTGGCCTTTTTCCTGGATCGTGTGCGCTTTCTGCACGGGCTGATCCGCGCGCTCTATTTCCTGCCGTTCCTGACGACGGCCGCCGCCATGGCCTGGGTGTGGCGCTGGTTCTACCAGCCGGCCCCGATCGGCGTCATCAATGATGTGCTCGGCATGGTCGGCCTGCCGCAGCAGCAGTTCATCCGCTCCGTCGATCAGGCGTTGCCATCGATCATGGTCACGGCCATCTGGGCCGGGCTCGGCTTCCAGATCATCATCTTCATGGCCGGTTTGCGCGCCATTCCGAACACCTTCTATGAGGCTGCGAAGATCGATGGTCTCGGCGAATGGCCGATCCTGTGGAAGATCACGCTGCCGCTCCTGAAACCGACGACCGTCTTTCTCGTCGTTTTCTCGTCGATCGGCTTCCTCCGCATCTTCGACCAGGTCTACAACATGACGACGAACGATCCCGGCGGCCCGCTCGGATCGACCAAGCCTCTGGTTCTCATGATCTATCAGACGGCCTTTTCATCCTACAACATGGGGTATGCGGCGGCGCAGACCGTGGTGCTTTTCGCCATCCTCCTCTGCGTCTCCCTGCTGCAGCTCTGGATCCTGAGGGAACGTAAATGA
- a CDS encoding UbiH/UbiF family hydroxylase encodes MSKFEVAVIGGGLAGMIAVIALARGGRNVALVAPPSPKEDRRTTALMDQSIRFLDRLTLWEKLRPAAAPLTSMRIIDGTNRLLRAPTTSFRSAEVGLEAFGYNFPNKALMDVLEAAVATEGNIKRFTVMAETISIASEAVTIKLSDGEEISADFAIGADGRKSKLRETAGIDVRTWSYPQSAMVLNFAHTLPHQNISTEFHTEHGPFTQVPLPGNRSSLVWVQNPSDATARIELSLAELGNVVEERMQSILGKVTVEEGVQIWPLSGMMAHRFGKGRIALIGEAAHVFPPIGAQGLNLSLRDIMALTDLLCTRAELPIPSDAGSSFDRKRRVDIMTRTASVDLLNRSLLSDFLPVQVLRAAGLHILSAIPPLRNIVMREGIEPGRGLRDIPEAIKERLKRKKA; translated from the coding sequence ATGAGCAAATTCGAAGTGGCGGTGATCGGCGGCGGTCTCGCCGGCATGATCGCCGTGATCGCCCTGGCACGCGGCGGTCGCAATGTGGCACTGGTCGCCCCTCCATCTCCCAAGGAAGATCGCCGCACCACGGCATTGATGGATCAGTCGATTCGCTTCCTGGATCGGCTCACCCTCTGGGAAAAACTTCGCCCGGCAGCGGCTCCGCTCACCAGCATGCGCATCATCGACGGCACGAATCGCCTGCTGCGTGCCCCGACCACGAGTTTCCGTTCCGCCGAGGTAGGGCTCGAAGCTTTCGGCTACAATTTTCCGAACAAGGCATTGATGGATGTGCTCGAGGCTGCGGTCGCGACCGAGGGCAATATCAAGCGTTTCACTGTCATGGCCGAAACGATCAGCATCGCTTCGGAAGCGGTGACGATCAAGCTTTCGGACGGCGAAGAGATCAGTGCCGATTTCGCCATTGGCGCCGATGGCCGCAAGTCGAAGCTGCGGGAAACCGCCGGCATCGATGTCCGCACCTGGTCCTATCCGCAATCGGCCATGGTGCTGAATTTCGCCCATACGCTGCCGCACCAGAATATCTCCACGGAGTTCCACACGGAGCACGGTCCCTTCACGCAGGTTCCGCTGCCGGGCAACCGCTCCAGCCTTGTCTGGGTTCAGAACCCTTCCGATGCCACAGCCCGCATTGAGCTGTCGCTGGCCGAACTCGGCAATGTCGTGGAAGAGCGTATGCAGTCCATCCTCGGCAAGGTCACTGTGGAGGAGGGCGTGCAGATCTGGCCGCTGTCTGGCATGATGGCGCATCGCTTCGGCAAGGGCCGCATCGCGCTGATCGGCGAGGCCGCCCATGTTTTTCCGCCCATTGGCGCGCAGGGCCTCAACCTCAGCCTGCGCGATATCATGGCATTGACCGATCTTCTGTGTACGCGCGCCGAATTGCCTATTCCCTCGGATGCCGGCAGCAGCTTTGATCGTAAGCGTCGTGTCGATATCATGACGCGAACGGCAAGTGTCGATCTCCTCAATCGTTCGCTGCTGTCCGACTTCCTGCCGGTGCAGGTTCTGCGGGCCGCCGGCTTGCACATTCTGTCGGCCATCCCGCCGCTGCGTAATATCGTCATGCGCGAAGGCATCGAGCCGGGCCGCGGCCTTCGCGATATTCCCGAGGCGATCAAGGAGCGCCTAAAGCGGAAGAAAGCCTGA
- a CDS encoding carbohydrate ABC transporter permease — MSAVTTATAAPLPKANIRPGAIITWTLLFIGGLIMVSPLLFMFSTSLKTADQIYDLRLIPADPTLQNYITVLSDGRFMRWFLNSTIVACTVTLSNVFFDSLVGYTLAKFEFRGRYLIFLAILSTLMIPTEMLVIPWYLMSAQLGWLDSYWGIMFPGMMTAFGTFLMKQFFETVPNDFLEAARIDGLNEFQIWWKVAMPLVTPALSALAIFTFLGNWTAFFWPLIVTTSRELYTLPVGLSSFAVEQSIQWEMIMTGAALATLPTLIVFLVLQRYIVRGVMLAGLKG; from the coding sequence ATGAGCGCCGTGACGACCGCTACTGCGGCACCGCTGCCGAAAGCCAATATCCGCCCCGGCGCGATCATCACCTGGACGCTGCTGTTCATTGGCGGTCTCATCATGGTCTCGCCGCTGCTGTTCATGTTCTCGACCTCGCTGAAAACGGCAGACCAGATCTACGACCTACGCCTCATCCCGGCCGATCCGACGCTGCAGAACTATATCACTGTTCTCTCCGACGGCCGCTTCATGCGCTGGTTCCTGAACTCGACGATCGTCGCCTGCACGGTGACGCTCTCGAATGTCTTCTTCGATAGTCTCGTCGGCTACACGCTTGCCAAGTTCGAATTCCGCGGCCGCTACCTGATCTTCCTGGCGATCCTCTCGACGCTGATGATCCCGACGGAAATGCTGGTCATCCCCTGGTATCTGATGTCGGCCCAGCTCGGCTGGCTGGACAGCTATTGGGGCATCATGTTCCCGGGCATGATGACGGCCTTCGGCACCTTCCTGATGAAGCAGTTCTTCGAGACGGTCCCGAATGACTTCCTCGAAGCCGCGCGCATCGATGGCCTGAACGAGTTCCAGATCTGGTGGAAAGTGGCGATGCCGCTTGTCACCCCGGCGCTCTCGGCACTTGCCATCTTCACCTTCCTCGGCAACTGGACGGCCTTCTTCTGGCCGCTGATCGTCACCACCAGCCGCGAACTCTATACGCTGCCGGTCGGCCTATCGAGCTTTGCCGTCGAACAATCCATCCAATGGGAAATGATCATGACCGGTGCGGCACTCGCGACATTGCCGACGCTCATCGTCTTCCTGGTGCTGCAGCGCTACATCGTGCGCGGCGTCATGCTGGCCGGCCTGAAGGGATAG